Proteins encoded within one genomic window of uncultured Desulfobacter sp.:
- the lon gene encoding endopeptidase La: MKRIFKREEEETEIVDTRTEEIAALREAVLEQKMPAEVEKILLKEVDRLEKINPTAAEYTIGLNHIDYVTTLPWNRYTQDNLDIQRAERILDSDHYGLEEIKERILEHLAVRQMKLSRKNTILVVDDEQITRMNLEHVLSKEGYEVSTAEGGTQALEFLKKKTVDLVITDLKMDKIDGMALLESIKSTSPSTEVIIISGYATVLTAVDAIKRGSFHFIPKPLKLDDIRETVKKALGKKTGLVEARGPVICFAGPPGTGKTSLGQSIAQSLERKFVRISLAGVKDEADIRGHRRSYAGALAGRIIQEIRRAESLNPVLMLDEIDKIGQDFKGDPASALLEVLDPQQNSKFIDHYLDIPFDLSKVMFIATANMVARIPGPLLDRFEVISMSGYTIEEKTHIAQRHLIPRAMEETGLSGFDLDFTQEALCAIIREHTKEAGLRGLERQISAICRKIARRYLNTPNASRKIKVDEPIVENLLGPARYHYEIAGARDRVGCATGLAWTESGGEIIFVETTRMRGAERLILTGYLGEVMKESAQAALSYIRSHTEQLGLAADFFQGRDIHVHVPSGAIPKDGPSAGMTIAVALVSLLKDIPCPRDMAMTGEVTLSGRILPVGGIREKLLAAKTAGIKTVVFPAKNQAEIAALDDSLKQGINVITAGELDEVIQAVLGQAVIESAQAPLSQ, translated from the coding sequence GTGAAACGAATCTTTAAAAGAGAAGAAGAAGAGACCGAGATTGTTGATACAAGGACAGAAGAAATTGCCGCGCTGCGCGAAGCCGTGCTGGAGCAAAAAATGCCGGCCGAGGTTGAAAAAATTTTGCTTAAAGAGGTGGATCGGCTTGAAAAGATAAACCCGACTGCAGCAGAGTACACCATCGGGCTCAACCATATCGATTATGTAACCACCCTGCCCTGGAACCGTTACACCCAGGATAATCTTGACATCCAGCGCGCTGAAAGGATCCTGGACTCCGACCATTATGGGCTTGAGGAAATAAAGGAAAGAATTCTCGAACATCTGGCGGTTCGGCAGATGAAACTATCCCGGAAAAACACCATTCTTGTGGTGGATGACGAACAAATCACACGAATGAACTTAGAACATGTCCTGTCCAAGGAAGGCTATGAGGTCAGCACGGCTGAGGGCGGCACCCAGGCCCTGGAATTTCTAAAGAAAAAAACCGTAGATCTTGTAATCACGGATCTTAAAATGGATAAAATCGACGGCATGGCGCTTCTGGAAAGCATAAAGTCTACAAGTCCGTCCACAGAGGTGATTATCATCTCCGGCTATGCCACGGTGCTTACGGCCGTAGATGCCATCAAGCGAGGCTCTTTTCATTTTATTCCCAAACCCCTCAAACTTGATGACATCCGGGAGACCGTTAAAAAGGCCCTGGGGAAAAAAACAGGCCTTGTAGAAGCCAGGGGGCCTGTGATCTGCTTTGCCGGCCCTCCAGGCACAGGAAAAACCTCACTTGGCCAGTCCATTGCCCAAAGCCTGGAACGTAAATTTGTAAGGATTTCCCTTGCTGGCGTAAAAGATGAGGCCGACATCCGGGGACACAGGCGTTCCTATGCCGGTGCCCTTGCCGGACGGATTATCCAGGAGATTCGCCGGGCCGAATCTCTAAATCCCGTGCTCATGCTTGATGAAATCGACAAAATCGGACAGGATTTCAAAGGCGATCCTGCCTCTGCCCTGCTTGAGGTGCTGGACCCCCAGCAAAATTCAAAGTTCATTGACCATTACCTGGACATTCCCTTTGATCTTTCCAAGGTGATGTTCATTGCCACAGCCAATATGGTGGCACGAATTCCCGGACCGTTACTGGACCGGTTTGAGGTGATATCCATGTCCGGGTACACCATCGAAGAAAAAACACACATTGCCCAACGCCACCTGATCCCCCGGGCCATGGAGGAGACCGGGCTCTCGGGCTTTGATCTTGATTTTACGCAAGAGGCCCTTTGCGCCATCATCAGAGAACACACCAAAGAGGCCGGATTACGGGGCCTTGAACGCCAAATTTCGGCCATCTGCCGCAAAATTGCCCGGCGGTATCTCAATACGCCCAATGCCTCCCGGAAAATAAAAGTTGATGAACCTATCGTTGAAAATCTTTTGGGCCCTGCCAGATACCACTATGAAATTGCAGGGGCCCGGGACCGGGTAGGATGCGCCACAGGACTTGCCTGGACGGAAAGCGGCGGGGAGATTATCTTTGTTGAAACCACGCGGATGAGGGGGGCCGAACGTCTGATCCTCACCGGATATTTAGGCGAAGTCATGAAGGAATCGGCCCAGGCCGCCTTAAGTTACATCCGCAGCCACACGGAACAATTGGGCCTGGCCGCAGACTTTTTCCAGGGTCGGGATATCCATGTTCATGTGCCTTCCGGGGCCATTCCCAAGGACGGTCCATCTGCCGGGATGACCATCGCCGTGGCGTTAGTTTCTCTTTTAAAGGATATTCCCTGTCCCAGAGATATGGCCATGACAGGCGAGGTAACCTTAAGCGGCAGAATTCTTCCGGTGGGCGGTATCCGGGAAAAGTTGCTTGCTGCCAAAACAGCCGGAATCA